From Priestia aryabhattai, one genomic window encodes:
- a CDS encoding KH domain-containing protein, whose translation MTSLIETIVKPLVDYPADVKVEEQEDERQVTYTLTVHQEDVGKVIGKQGRVAKAIRTVVNAAASQQGKKVYVKIQE comes from the coding sequence ATGACATCACTAATCGAAACAATTGTAAAGCCGCTTGTTGATTATCCAGCTGATGTTAAAGTGGAAGAACAAGAAGATGAACGTCAAGTGACGTACACCCTTACTGTTCACCAAGAAGATGTCGGCAAAGTAATCGGCAAACAAGGCCGCGTTGCAAAAGCGATTCGAACTGTTGTGAATGCAGCAGCATCACAGCAAGGTAAAAAAGTGTATGTGAAAATTCAAGAGTAA
- the ffh gene encoding signal recognition particle protein — protein sequence MAFEGLADRLQSTLQKLKGKGKVNEADVKEMMREVRLALLEADVNFKVVKDFVKRVSERAVGQDVLKSLTPGQQVIKVVQEELTALMGGEQSKIAVAPKAPTVIMMVGLQGAGKTTTTGKLANLLRKKYNRNPLLVAADIYRPAAIKQLETLGKQLSMSVFSLGDQVSPVEIAKQAIAHAKEEHHDYVLIDTAGRLHVDENLMEELEQIKELSNPDEIFLVVDAMTGQDAVNVADSFNKQLGLTGVVLTKLDGDTRGGAALSIRAVTDTPIKFVGLGEKMDAIEAFHPERMASRILGMGDVLTLIEKAQANVDAEKAKELEAKLRTQSFTFDDFLDQLAQVRQMGPLDELIGMLPGANKVKGLKNLQVDEKQINHVEAIIRSMTKAEKTNPEIINASRRKRIAKGSGRSVQEVNRLLKQFEDMKKMMKQMTNMSKGKKKGMKLPFFS from the coding sequence ATGGCATTTGAAGGATTAGCCGACCGTTTGCAAAGCACACTGCAAAAGTTAAAAGGAAAAGGAAAAGTTAACGAAGCTGATGTTAAAGAAATGATGCGTGAAGTTAGACTTGCCCTTTTAGAAGCCGATGTAAACTTTAAAGTAGTAAAAGACTTTGTTAAGCGCGTAAGCGAACGTGCTGTAGGTCAAGACGTTCTTAAGAGCTTAACGCCTGGACAACAAGTTATTAAGGTTGTACAAGAAGAATTAACTGCACTTATGGGCGGAGAGCAAAGCAAGATTGCAGTAGCTCCAAAAGCTCCAACTGTAATTATGATGGTTGGACTTCAAGGTGCAGGTAAAACAACGACAACTGGTAAACTTGCCAATTTATTACGTAAAAAATATAACCGTAATCCATTGCTTGTAGCAGCAGATATTTATCGTCCGGCAGCTATTAAACAGCTTGAAACACTAGGGAAACAGCTTAGCATGTCTGTTTTTTCATTAGGTGATCAAGTAAGTCCTGTGGAGATTGCAAAACAAGCGATTGCTCATGCGAAAGAAGAGCATCACGATTATGTATTAATTGATACAGCGGGACGTTTGCATGTTGATGAAAATCTAATGGAGGAGTTAGAACAGATCAAAGAGCTTTCTAACCCAGACGAAATTTTCCTTGTTGTCGATGCGATGACGGGTCAAGATGCAGTAAACGTTGCGGATAGCTTTAATAAGCAATTAGGATTAACTGGAGTTGTATTAACGAAACTAGACGGCGATACTCGCGGTGGTGCAGCGCTTTCTATTCGTGCAGTAACCGATACACCAATTAAGTTTGTCGGTCTTGGAGAAAAGATGGATGCTATTGAAGCATTCCACCCAGAGCGTATGGCTTCCCGTATCTTAGGTATGGGTGATGTGCTGACGCTTATCGAAAAGGCTCAGGCAAATGTAGATGCTGAAAAAGCAAAGGAGCTTGAAGCTAAGCTTCGCACACAGTCATTTACATTTGATGACTTTTTAGATCAACTTGCTCAAGTGCGTCAAATGGGACCGCTTGATGAGCTAATTGGTATGCTTCCGGGCGCCAATAAAGTAAAGGGGCTCAAAAACCTGCAGGTTGATGAAAAGCAAATTAATCATGTAGAAGCAATTATTCGTTCTATGACGAAAGCGGAAAAAACAAACCCTGAAATCATTAATGCAAGTCGAAGAAAGCGTATTGCAAAAGGAAGCGGACGTTCTGTACAAGAAGTCAACCGTTTGCTTAAGCAATTTGAAGACATGAAAAAAATGATGAAACAAATGACAAATATGTCAAAAGGCAAGAAAAAGGGTATGAAACTTCCATTCTTTTCATGA
- a CDS encoding ribonuclease HII, which translates to MKKSIKEIKEDLKQVRSSEDALFKTYAQDERKGVQQVIIQKQRQFEAAERLKKQFDEMMRYENELYSQGATYIAGVDEVGRGPLAGPVVAAAVILPPNFFLPGLTDSKKLSEAKREEFYEEICEKAVAIGIGIIGAEVIDSINIYEATKKAMTEAIELLAVQPDELLIDAMKLPVPISQQSIIKGDATSISVAASSVIAKVTRDRMMKELGKRYPAYGFEKHMGYGTKQHLEAIEQYGILPEHRRSFAPIKNQVK; encoded by the coding sequence ATGAAAAAGAGTATTAAGGAAATAAAAGAGGATCTAAAGCAAGTGAGAAGCTCAGAAGATGCTTTATTTAAGACATATGCACAAGATGAGCGTAAAGGTGTGCAGCAGGTTATTATTCAAAAACAAAGGCAATTTGAAGCTGCTGAGCGCTTGAAGAAACAGTTTGATGAAATGATGAGATATGAAAACGAATTATATAGCCAAGGAGCAACCTATATTGCCGGAGTAGACGAAGTAGGAAGAGGACCGTTAGCAGGACCGGTAGTAGCGGCTGCTGTTATTTTGCCTCCTAATTTTTTTCTCCCTGGTCTCACAGATTCAAAAAAGTTATCAGAGGCAAAGCGAGAAGAGTTTTATGAAGAAATTTGCGAAAAAGCTGTCGCTATCGGTATAGGGATTATAGGCGCAGAGGTAATTGATTCTATTAATATTTATGAAGCAACAAAAAAGGCAATGACTGAAGCAATTGAATTGCTAGCTGTTCAGCCTGATGAACTGCTTATTGATGCGATGAAGCTGCCGGTGCCTATTTCGCAGCAGTCAATCATCAAAGGCGATGCTACAAGCATTTCGGTTGCTGCAAGCTCTGTTATTGCAAAAGTGACGCGAGATCGAATGATGAAAGAACTTGGTAAACGCTATCCTGCATACGGATTCGAAAAACATATGGGATATGGAACAAAACAACATTTAGAAGCAATCGAACAATATGGGATTTTGCCAGAACATCGCCGATCTTTTGCGCCGATAAAAAACCAAGTAAAATAG
- the rpsP gene encoding 30S ribosomal protein S16 — translation MAVKIRLKRMGAKKSPFYRIVAADSRSPRDGRYIEVVGTYNPVVQPAEVKIDEELALKWLQNGAKPSDTVRNLFSNEGIMEKFHNAKLGK, via the coding sequence ATGGCAGTAAAAATTCGTTTAAAACGTATGGGAGCTAAAAAATCTCCTTTCTATCGTATCGTAGCAGCAGACTCTCGTTCACCACGTGATGGACGTTACATCGAAGTAGTTGGAACTTACAATCCTGTAGTTCAACCAGCTGAAGTTAAAATCGATGAAGAGCTAGCTCTTAAATGGTTACAAAATGGTGCTAAACCATCTGATACAGTTCGTAACCTTTTCTCTAACGAAGGCATCATGGAAAAATTCCATAATGCTAAATTAGGAAAATAA
- the ylqF gene encoding ribosome biogenesis GTPase YlqF, translating into MTIQWFPGHMAKARRQVTEKLKLIDIVYELVDARIPQSSRNPMIDEIIVNKPRIVLLNKVDKADPRVTQQWLDYYKEQGIYALAIDAQAGKGMKQIVSSSKELLQEKFDRMRAKGVKKPRAIRAMIVGIPNVGKSTLINRLASKKIAKTGDRPGVTQAQQWIKVGNELELLDTPGILWPKFEDETVGYKLATTGAIKDTILNMQDVAVYALRFLSSHYPEQLKQRYDLIEIPEDIVELFDAIGSRRGCLMGGGMVDYDKTAELVLREIRTDKIGTFTFDDPNEAERQL; encoded by the coding sequence ATGACAATTCAATGGTTCCCTGGTCATATGGCCAAGGCCAGAAGACAAGTAACTGAAAAGCTAAAATTGATTGATATTGTATACGAACTGGTTGATGCACGTATTCCGCAATCATCGCGAAATCCGATGATTGATGAGATTATCGTGAACAAACCGAGAATCGTATTGCTGAATAAAGTGGACAAAGCTGATCCGCGCGTTACTCAGCAGTGGCTAGATTATTATAAAGAACAAGGTATTTATGCCTTGGCTATTGATGCACAAGCAGGTAAAGGAATGAAACAAATTGTTTCGTCTTCCAAAGAACTTCTTCAAGAGAAGTTTGACCGTATGCGCGCAAAAGGAGTCAAAAAACCCCGCGCCATTCGAGCGATGATTGTAGGAATTCCTAACGTTGGTAAATCGACGCTGATTAATCGCCTTGCAAGCAAAAAAATTGCCAAGACCGGAGATCGTCCAGGTGTGACGCAGGCACAGCAGTGGATTAAGGTAGGAAATGAGCTGGAGCTGCTTGATACACCCGGTATTTTGTGGCCTAAGTTTGAAGATGAAACAGTTGGATATAAGCTTGCGACAACGGGTGCTATCAAAGATACCATTTTAAATATGCAAGATGTCGCTGTTTATGCTCTGCGATTCTTATCTAGCCATTACCCAGAACAGTTAAAGCAGCGTTATGATTTAATCGAAATCCCTGAAGATATTGTAGAACTGTTTGATGCAATTGGGTCGCGCCGCGGCTGTTTAATGGGTGGCGGCATGGTGGATTACGATAAAACAGCTGAGCTTGTTCTTCGAGAAATTCGAACGGATAAAATTGGTACCTTTACATTTGATGATCCAAATGAAGCTGAACGACAGCTGTAA
- a CDS encoding YlqD family protein, producing MNIIQKVVVKQVLTEASKQDLENRFVNRKQALEKEMEQLKFQLKHMEKANKGSSLLHSQFEKEKSARLEKIEVLNFQLTQLEKLPLGSELVETELDALVEVKIGDDWEKIKESKTIIIKDSKVVEIR from the coding sequence TTGAACATTATTCAAAAAGTGGTTGTGAAACAAGTGTTAACTGAAGCAAGCAAACAAGATCTTGAAAATCGTTTTGTAAACCGCAAGCAGGCGCTTGAAAAGGAAATGGAACAGCTGAAATTTCAGTTAAAGCACATGGAAAAAGCCAATAAAGGTTCTTCTTTATTACATAGTCAATTTGAAAAAGAAAAATCCGCTCGCCTTGAAAAAATTGAAGTGTTGAACTTTCAGCTGACGCAATTAGAAAAGCTTCCTTTAGGGAGCGAACTCGTTGAAACTGAACTGGATGCCTTAGTAGAGGTAAAAATCGGCGATGATTGGGAAAAGATAAAAGAAAGTAAAACAATTATTATAAAAGATAGCAAAGTTGTTGAGATTAGATAG
- the trmD gene encoding tRNA (guanosine(37)-N1)-methyltransferase TrmD: MKIDVLSLFPSMFDGVFGESILKKAQEKNAVELNVVNFREYSTNKHQNVDDYPYGGGAGMVLTPQPIFDAVEKLTETAKKPRVILLCPQGERYTQAKAEELAAEEHLIFICGHYEGYDERIREQLVTDEISIGDYVLTGGELGAMVVIDSVVRLLPDVLGNNHSAVQDSHSTGLLEHPHYTRPADFRGLTVPEVLMSGNHKKIEQWRQKESLKRTLLRRPDMLEKMELTEEQKKLVAQLKEENQLS; this comes from the coding sequence ATGAAAATTGATGTACTGTCGTTATTTCCTTCTATGTTTGACGGTGTTTTTGGCGAATCAATTTTGAAAAAAGCACAGGAAAAAAATGCGGTTGAACTGAATGTGGTTAATTTCCGAGAATATTCTACGAACAAACATCAAAACGTAGACGATTATCCTTACGGCGGAGGTGCTGGAATGGTATTGACGCCGCAGCCTATTTTTGACGCCGTAGAAAAGCTCACTGAAACAGCAAAAAAGCCCCGGGTGATTTTGCTTTGTCCGCAAGGGGAACGCTATACGCAGGCAAAAGCAGAAGAACTAGCAGCAGAAGAGCATCTAATTTTCATTTGCGGCCATTACGAAGGGTATGATGAACGAATTCGTGAGCAGCTGGTAACCGATGAAATTTCAATTGGTGACTATGTATTAACCGGAGGAGAGCTTGGTGCAATGGTTGTGATCGATAGCGTTGTTCGCCTGCTTCCTGATGTGCTTGGCAACAATCATTCAGCTGTACAGGACTCACATAGCACCGGTTTACTAGAGCACCCGCACTATACGCGTCCTGCTGATTTTAGAGGCTTAACAGTTCCTGAAGTACTTATGTCAGGAAATCATAAAAAAATTGAACAGTGGCGCCAAAAAGAGTCTTTAAAGCGCACGTTGCTTCGAAGACCGGATATGCTTGAAAAAATGGAGCTAACAGAAGAGCAAAAGAAACTAGTAGCTCAATTAAAAGAAGAAAATCAGCTTTCATAA
- the ftsY gene encoding signal recognition particle-docking protein FtsY, which produces MSFFKKLKEKITMQTDSVTQKFKDGLSKTRNSFSERVNDLVSRYRQVDEEFFEELEEILISADVGVATVLDLIDDLKSEVKRRNIKDPQDVQAVISEKLIDIYESGEEQIGELNMQQNDLTVILFVGVNGVGKTTTIGKIAHKFKQEDKKVVMAAGDTFRAGAIEQLEVWGERVGVDVIKQSAGSDPAAVMYDAVQSAKARKADVLLCDTAGRLQNKVNLMKELEKVKRVIEREIPGAPHEVLLVLDATTGQNALSQAKTFSEATNVTGIVLTKLDGTAKGGIVLAIRNELKLPVKFVGLGEKVDDLQPFDTEQYIYGLFANAVEEETEKET; this is translated from the coding sequence ATGAGTTTTTTTAAGAAACTAAAAGAAAAAATTACAATGCAAACGGATTCTGTTACACAAAAATTTAAAGATGGACTATCAAAAACGCGCAATTCTTTTTCAGAACGCGTGAATGATCTAGTGTCTCGCTATCGTCAAGTAGACGAAGAGTTTTTTGAGGAATTAGAAGAAATTTTAATTAGTGCTGACGTCGGTGTGGCTACCGTGTTGGATTTAATTGATGACTTAAAATCGGAAGTGAAACGCCGTAACATTAAGGACCCTCAAGATGTACAGGCTGTCATCTCTGAGAAATTAATTGATATTTATGAATCTGGTGAAGAGCAGATTGGTGAACTGAATATGCAGCAAAATGATTTAACGGTTATTTTGTTTGTAGGGGTAAACGGCGTTGGAAAAACAACAACAATTGGGAAAATTGCGCATAAATTTAAACAAGAGGACAAAAAAGTAGTAATGGCCGCAGGAGATACGTTCCGTGCCGGTGCGATTGAGCAGTTAGAAGTATGGGGAGAACGCGTTGGTGTTGATGTTATTAAGCAATCTGCAGGTTCTGACCCTGCCGCTGTCATGTATGACGCTGTTCAGTCAGCCAAGGCTCGAAAAGCAGATGTTTTATTATGTGATACAGCAGGGCGCCTTCAAAACAAAGTGAATTTAATGAAAGAATTAGAGAAAGTAAAGCGTGTTATTGAGCGAGAAATTCCTGGTGCTCCTCATGAAGTACTCCTTGTACTTGATGCGACGACGGGTCAAAACGCTTTAAGTCAGGCTAAAACATTCTCAGAAGCGACGAACGTGACGGGGATTGTGTTAACAAAACTAGATGGTACGGCTAAAGGCGGAATTGTTCTTGCCATTCGAAACGAACTGAAGCTTCCCGTTAAATTCGTTGGACTTGGAGAAAAAGTAGACGATCTTCAGCCGTTTGACACGGAGCAATATATCTATGGATTATTTGCCAATGCTGTAGAGGAAGAAACAGAAAAAGAGACATAA
- the rplS gene encoding 50S ribosomal protein L19 — MQKLIEEITKEQLKTDLPTFRPGDTVRVHVNIVEGTRERVQVFEGVVIKRRGGGISETFTVRKISYGVGVERTFPLHTPKIAKIEVMRRGKVRRAKLYYLRELRGKAARIKEIR, encoded by the coding sequence ATGCAAAAATTAATCGAAGAGATTACAAAAGAACAATTAAAAACAGATCTTCCTACGTTCCGTCCTGGTGATACTGTACGTGTACACGTAAATATCGTTGAGGGTACTCGTGAACGTGTTCAGGTATTTGAAGGTGTTGTTATTAAGCGTCGTGGCGGTGGTATCAGCGAAACATTTACAGTACGTAAGATTTCTTACGGTGTAGGTGTAGAGCGTACATTCCCACTTCATACGCCAAAAATTGCAAAAATCGAAGTAATGCGCCGCGGTAAAGTACGCCGTGCGAAACTTTATTACCTACGTGAATTACGTGGTAAAGCTGCGCGTATTAAAGAAATTCGATAA
- a CDS encoding putative DNA-binding protein — MLEKTTRMNYLFDFYQALLTPKQRSYMSLYYLDDYSLGEIAEEFDVSRQAVYDNIKRTEQMLEQYEEKLLLFQRFQERQSIVQQLKDELAADLNKNSKLSSLLDSLEKLD, encoded by the coding sequence ATGCTCGAAAAAACAACAAGAATGAATTACTTATTTGACTTCTATCAGGCGCTGTTGACGCCCAAACAAAGAAGTTATATGTCACTTTATTACTTGGATGATTATTCCCTCGGTGAAATAGCGGAAGAATTTGATGTGAGTCGTCAAGCAGTTTATGATAATATAAAACGTACAGAGCAAATGCTTGAACAATATGAGGAAAAGCTATTGTTATTTCAACGGTTTCAAGAGCGTCAATCAATTGTTCAACAACTGAAAGACGAACTTGCAGCTGACTTAAACAAGAACAGTAAGCTTTCTTCTCTTCTTGATTCGCTCGAGAAATTAGATTAG
- the lepB gene encoding signal peptidase I — protein MARKKNELWEWIKAIAIAVLLAVVIRYFLFAPIVVDGLSMMPTLHDQNRMIVNKFSYKIGDPDRFDIIVFHATEEKDYIKRIIGLPGDHIEYRNDTLYVNGKAYKEPYLDQYKKEVIDGNLTEDFKLEDVTGKKTVPEGYLFVMGDNRRYSKDSRQIGFVSMDKVLGKTSAVYWPIKEARFAK, from the coding sequence ATGGCTCGAAAGAAAAATGAACTATGGGAATGGATAAAAGCAATCGCCATTGCCGTACTGTTAGCTGTTGTAATTCGCTATTTTTTGTTTGCACCGATTGTAGTAGATGGACTTTCTATGATGCCTACGCTGCATGATCAAAATCGAATGATTGTAAATAAGTTCTCCTATAAGATTGGTGATCCTGATCGCTTTGATATTATTGTTTTTCATGCTACAGAGGAAAAAGATTACATAAAACGTATTATCGGACTGCCGGGTGATCATATTGAGTATCGAAATGATACGCTGTATGTAAATGGAAAAGCTTATAAAGAGCCCTATTTAGATCAGTATAAAAAAGAAGTGATTGACGGTAATTTAACCGAAGATTTTAAACTAGAAGACGTAACGGGTAAAAAAACCGTGCCAGAAGGTTATTTGTTCGTGATGGGAGACAATCGACGCTACAGTAAAGACAGCCGTCAGATTGGCTTTGTGAGCATGGACAAGGTGCTTGGTAAAACGAGTGCCGTATACTGGCCAATTAAAGAAGCGCGTTTTGCAAAGTAA
- the rimM gene encoding ribosome maturation factor RimM (Essential for efficient processing of 16S rRNA), producing MKWFKVGKIVNTHGVKGEVRIVSTTDFADERYEKGNKLYIFKEKQSEPVEVTVASHRRHKNFDLLTFEGYHNVNDVEQYKNCEVKIPEEQLTDLEEGEFYFHEIIGCTVKTEDGVEVGTVKEILTPGANDVWVVKKGGKEVLIPYIDDVVQSIDIDEKEIVITVMEGLLD from the coding sequence ATGAAATGGTTTAAGGTTGGAAAAATTGTGAATACCCATGGTGTAAAAGGAGAAGTTCGTATTGTATCAACTACGGATTTTGCTGATGAGCGCTATGAAAAAGGAAATAAGCTTTATATCTTCAAAGAAAAGCAAAGCGAGCCGGTGGAAGTAACGGTAGCAAGCCACCGCAGGCATAAAAATTTTGATCTGCTTACATTCGAAGGCTACCACAACGTAAATGATGTTGAGCAGTACAAAAACTGCGAAGTGAAAATTCCTGAAGAGCAGCTAACGGATTTAGAAGAAGGTGAATTCTATTTCCATGAAATTATTGGCTGTACAGTAAAAACAGAAGACGGAGTAGAGGTAGGAACGGTCAAAGAAATTTTAACGCCGGGAGCTAATGATGTGTGGGTTGTTAAAAAAGGCGGAAAAGAAGTTCTCATTCCTTATATCGACGACGTGGTACAATCTATTGATATAGATGAAAAAGAGATTGTTATTACAGTAATGGAAGGGTTATTGGACTAA